The Lampris incognitus isolate fLamInc1 chromosome 17, fLamInc1.hap2, whole genome shotgun sequence genome contains a region encoding:
- the ch25h gene encoding cholesterol 25-hydroxylase-like protein, whose translation MILQPVWDYVLGYSHLLRSPFFPVIFSLSVYLLFCLPFVVLDLLSPRVALIRRYKIQPESIVTWDVMKSCLALVLYNHLVYIFPVTVLHWYWRPVALPREAVGVLSLLWGLLACLLLFDFQSFVWHLLHHKVPWLYRTFHKVHHTHTATSALTTEHSGAWETLSLGVFAAINPFILGCHPLTEMAFFVLNIWLSVEDHCGYDLPWATHRLVPWGLYGGAPHHDLHHLKFKSNYAPYFTHWDYLAGTLLVHDD comes from the exons ATGATTCTCCAGCCTGTGTGGGACTACGTCCTCGGATACAGCCATTTACTCAGGTCCCCCTTCTTCCCCGTCATCTTTTCGCTCTCCGTCTACCTCCTCTTCTGCCTCCCTTTCGTCGTGCTGGACCTGCTGTCCCCCAGAGTCGCCCTGATCCGCCGCTACAAGATCCAGCCGGAGAGCATCGTCACCTGGGACGTCATGAAGAGCTGCCTGGCTCTGGTGCTCTACAACCACCTGGTGTACATCTTCCCGGTGACCGTCCTGCACTGGTACTGGAGACCGGTCGCCCTGCCCAGAGAAGCCGTGGGGGTGCTCAGTCTGCTGTGGGGGCTTCTGGCCTGCCTGCTCCTCTTTGACTTCCAGTCCTTCGTCTGGCAcctgctgcaccacaaggtgcCCTGGCTTTACCGCACCTTCCACAAG GTGCATCACACCCACACAGCCACTTCCGCTCTGACCACCGAGCACTCGGGGGCTTGGGAGACCCTCTCCCTCGGCGTCTTTGCAGCCATCAACCCCTTCATCTTGGGCTGCCACCCTCTAACAGAGATGGCCTTCTTTGTATTAAACATCTGGCTGTCCGTCGAGGACCACTGCGGCTACGACCTGCCCTGGGCCACCCACCGCCTGGTACCCTGGGGGCTGTACGGCGGAGCGCCACATCACGACCTCCACCACCTCAAGTTCAAGTCCAACTACGCCCCCTATTTCACCCACTGGGACTACCTGGCTGGAACGTTACTGGTGCACGATGACTGA